A single Amphiprion ocellaris isolate individual 3 ecotype Okinawa chromosome 15, ASM2253959v1, whole genome shotgun sequence DNA region contains:
- the LOC111573360 gene encoding progranulin-like, producing the protein MLRITLQLLVGVLVLGVALCDIRCPDGNRCPDLTTCCLTSLGYRCCPYPKAVCCSDLAHCCPSGFRCNLATQRCEKADQPWLSIPMAKKEAAEEPSSPVLPVIPLQDSDSNHVPEQTKTTIVHCDNYYYCQDGTTCCRHPKGAWFCCPYSPGRCCLDGYHCCPYGYDCDLTYTHCVRNTLMYPFPSKQALSSLPASRISTPEDKSSLEEAPMTALTEALSSPSDDRVIRCDAKFYCPVGTSCCRGPTGNWNCCPFPLGQCCSDGKHCCEFGYTCDPSSLSCRKWYSEVPSGAQEDAQTL; encoded by the exons ATGTTGAGGATCACTCTGCAGCTGTTGGTGGGGGTGTTGGTGTTGGGTGTTGCTTTGTGTGACATCAGATGTCCTGATGGGAACCGCTGCCCCGATCTGACCACCTGCTGCTTAACCAGTCTTGGATATCGCTGCTGTCCGTATCCAAAG GCTGTGTGCTGCTCTGACCTGGCCCACTGCTGCCCCTCAGGGTTTCGTTGTAACCTGGCAACCCAGAGGTGTGAGAAAGCTGACCAGCCGTGGTTGAGCATACCCATGGCAAAGAAGGAGGCTGCAGAGGAGCCCAGCAGCCCCGTTCTGCCTGTGATTCCTCTTCAGGACTCTGACAGCAACCACGTCCCCGAGCAAACAAAGACTACCATCGTCCACTGTgacaactactactactgtcAAGATGGCACTACTTGCTGCAGACACCCGAAAGGCGCCTGGTTCTGTTGTCCCTACTCTCCT GGGAGGTGTTGTCTGGATGGCTACCACTGTTGTCCATACGGCTATGACTGTGATCTCACCTACACTCACTGTGTCAGAAACACCCTGATGTATCCTTTCCCGTCCAAACAAGCTCTGTCTTCACTCCCTGCTTCCCGCATTTCAACTCCAGAGGACAAAAGCAGCTTGGAGGAG GCACCGATGACAGCTCTAACCGAGGCCCTCAGCAGCCCCTCTGACGACAGAGTCATTCGCTGCGATGCCAAGTTTTACTGCCCAGTAGGAACAAGCTGCTGCAGGGGACCCACAGGCAACTGGAACTGCTGTCCCTTCCCACTG GGCCAGTGCTGTTCGGATGGTAAGCACTGCTGTGAGTTTGGATACACCTGCGATCCCTCCTCCTTGTCGTGCAGAAAATGGTACTCTGAGGTTCCCTCTGGAGCACAAGAAGACGCCCAAACACTCTGA